A window of Daucus carota subsp. sativus chromosome 2, DH1 v3.0, whole genome shotgun sequence genomic DNA:
AGCCAACATTTAATCTAGAGTCCGTTTATATGAGCTTGAAATTATGGCTTAGGACTTTACCTGACTTAATGTAATAAGTTGGcagtttaaaatgtctgtttggttaattttaaattattaatgatatatgaattattaaaaatgtaataataaaaaaagtgatttatggatAACTTATGACTTGGGGGTAACTTTTATCAAAAcaaagttaaaaaatattaagtcTAAAAAAattacctcaaactaacttctgactttaagtcagttttcgacatgtttatgattttaagtcatttttggcttattacacaaacaaacatttttcaacTTAAAGTGAGAAACGGCTTTAAGGGTAAAACCCCTTAAAGCTCAGACAAACATGCTCTTAAAGATAAGttagattttttaattaaattttattttaacataaaaaCATCTAATTTTACAAAAAGGTTATAAGCTTTAGGGGTAGATATAATTAGAcatattgtatataatatatatcattttttggctatttatatataataatatttattataaaaatcgcTCTAACCTCGTTGGATATTGTAATCGgaaattgatatattattttaagatcAGAGAAGCGAGGAACCAGAACTACTACCCGCCCTCAACACATATTCACcgacttttttaaaattaatatatccattCGTATCCATGAAAATACCCAAACACCACCACCTCCTCTCAAGACAGGGGAGATGGACATCCATACTTGCTGTTTCTCAAACTTCTCTGTAATCTTCAATCATAAATCTAGTGCACATAATACAGAAAAGAAATTACTTCTACCTACCTACTCTTAATTCTTTTGTAAGGAGCGAATCCTTTAGCAGGTTGAATGCTACATTCTGCAAAAAACACAATAGATAAATTTCAAAACATTCAAGATTTTTGGTATAAGTTTGCAAAGCGAAGATAAAGCAGATATAGAATCAACAATCTAGTTTGTagataataatactccctccgtccccctcaattgtttacattggagggggacacggagaccaagacaatgtatgaaaaatgagtaaagttagatgaaaagtgggtaaagtggtgggacccatcaatatttaataatagatttgagatagtggaggaaagtagtgggtgtaatagtagtttttattgttaaatatgagatagtgggggaggatagtgggtgtaatgatggaaaaaacttactatttatggtaatgtaaagaaatgagagggacatcccaaaatagtaactgtaaagaaatgagagggacagagggagtacctaCACAAATTTCAATACAGGCagatataaataaatcaaatttctGATGCTACCTGGCCATAATGTAGCAAACTGTGGCTGTATAGATTGTAACTGGAATTCCCAAATTTAACTATGCGTGAGAACTCAGGAGGTACTGGATCACTCGAAACAAAGGTTACCTGCAATAGATACACTCATGGATTTATTCATAATCAGATAATGCATTCAGGGTATAGGCCTAATGACTTGCGCATGAAAGAATTAGTGGTCACCCTGGTATCTATTATTCAACATAGTTACTTGGGAAAAAGTCAAACTAGAAGGCACAAAATGAATTTGATGGCTTTTCAAGTTCAGTAAAAAAGAAACAGAGTTCCACAATACTGAGTTACTGACAGACCAATTCTTATGTTAATATATGATCATTGAAAtatctaatatattaaaatggAGAAATTAAGACCGACTAGCCAGACCAGAAATGCACCTGAGCAGAGGCACCACCAAGTTCGATGATTCCAGTTGTTTGCTCAGGATGACCACCAAGACTACCACGAGCATAATTAGCAACAACCCAAGCATATAGTCCCTCGTCAGAACCTAAAATGAAAGATTAGAATTTAGGCCTCGATCTTCAATTATTATCCCCATAATAGATGTGCATAATACGTCATATCTACCAGATGTACAAAATTGAGCTATAGGTATTTGGCAAACAAGTATACACTTAACAGTAGTAGCATTGCccaattcagattttaaaaaagttgTGCTTTTGTATGGattaccaattttttttttttttttgattgccATTAgcttttgtaaaatttggacaGAAAATATCACAAGATCAAGGGTGCTAGACACACTTCAAAACACCAATCTTTAACTCAAGCTTAGAAATTTATAGTTAGTGCACATAACACTGTAAAATTACACAACATTTTAAATTCCTTCATTACGCAATAATTCCCAAGTTGTAACGCTAGCAAATCAATAaacgataaaaaaaatataccgACAAATGCATAACCAACCCACATTACTATACCTGAAATGACAGAAGCCCAGTTATCACTAAATTTGAACCCTGAAAGCCTCAAAACCTTCCGACAAGCCTCCAAGATCTCCTCCTGAACATGACCATCTACCAACCTCAATCCAGCAGTAGCCATCAACCGAATTTCAGTCTTCCCCCAGTATTCCTTGGGCACTCTCTTCCTGGCAAATTCCACCAGCTCATTCATCGACCCACCCACCTTCTCCGGATCATCAGCAAACGCAGACAACCCAGGCATTACACGCATCGAAACCAACCCATCATTCCCAAAATCAAACTCAGGAACCCCATTCTTGACCCAATACTCAAAAACATGAATCCGAGTCCCTGTACTTCCCCCATCaatcaaaaccctaaaattcTTTTGACCCGCAATTCTAGACCCAGAGAACAAGAAATACAACAATGTAAAACTAATCAAAAccacagaaaacaaaaaaagtttggatCTTGGGCCGTTCTTGTTATTGACTTGGGCTCGAGAAAACAGATTTGGGGATCGATTGATGGGACGGTACTTGAGAGAATCCATTGAGTCTTTTTCAGCGACAGGTGGATCATCGACGACTGGCTTAGCATTCAATCGTCGCATCAAAAGAATTCAAACAATAAAGAACCATATGAAGAGATAGCAATAGATATaagatatgtatgtatatgcgtatatattattaaagcagcaattgaaaattgaaaaagataGTATCTTTGAAATGGGTTTTGATCGGAGAACGAGAGGGCTGTCGGAGAAAGTTTTGCCCTCTCTTTCTCTTGATTTTCTTGCGGATGGTTTGGAGacaagtgatgatgaagatgattattaattttattattattgtttaattggttttttttttttaattattttcttattctaTTCGATGGTGTTCAATGccgttttaacttttaatcGAGATCTTTAAAGAATTCATTTTTTCTCCGTATATTCAACTCAGACTTGAAAACCGGTATTAGaaactggataattattgaaaaattaaactatcatgaataaaaaggtgatatttaataaaaaattaattatatctaaaaattgatgatttcatttgatatattaaaatgcgATGATACTTTTAATAGCAATgagttatttatatttataaaataatggaTGTTGTGATTTGATTCggtatatttgaaatttgaccataatctataaaagaaaaaacaaagtctttattttataatataactgattcttaaaaattttgaaaaattatttttgccaTACATGATGAATCTCCTGGTGAAAGGGAGTCCACAACCGGGCAAAAAGGAAGTGATATACTCCCCAATCCTAACTTATGACCCTTTTGGAAATcatgatttaattatttgattaaataatttgtttagaAAGTTAGATttcaattttatgaaatccaaacattcaaatttcaatataaatctgagaatttgaaatgacaactcacaTCCTGTCATTTAAACCTCCATCCTTTGAAAtgaaattcatatttttaaacGCCCCCTTGCAGATTTTCAACAAGATTTTCATCGGTATTTATTGGTAACAAATtccaatttcttttttttttttcttctcattTTCTTGTTTGAAATCCTATTTTCcttcaataattttttcaatttatttggattttgttaGTCTCTCGTTTTTGTGAGAGTTTGTTTTGCTTTGATTTAGTTTGAAATTCTCTGAAATTATAGATCGACATGATTTTCAAGAATTTGATTCAGATTTGAAAGttattataaaattgtatttacgatcaattgttcaaaacagttaagtgaaaattactcggatgaaataaatatataaattcaaatcaCCTTCAAATTATGATTGTTTTTTAAAGAATGAAGAATTCAGTAGCAACATTTTTCTGTTTCGACCCTATTATTATATAGGAGAAAAATCAAACACGTATTCTTTTCCGTATCTTTTTCCAGTGTTAGTGGGCTGGTGGCTGCTTTAGCTTTTTTCACGGGCCATGACTTTGGTTCAGGTTTCTATGGGCTCAGGCTTTCAGCAGGCCTTAATCTGTTCCCTTGGGCGATCTAAAAGGGAGAATATGCCCAGTCGGCCTCAGTGCATAAAGTAACAGAGATGCGTCTACGGGCCCTTGGACTATCCTCCTACCGTCCGTATTAGCAAGTTGTAACAGCCTAACAGGAGATGATGCGACAATTTCGCCTTTCATTTTTCGAGGTTAAATACATTTTTATGcaataaaaattacatatatattattttgtcaaaatattatatatctattttaaaattagttttaacgAACATATGTCCCCGAAAGTTTTTCGCATCCAAACAACAATATGGAAAACCAAAATGTCACTGTAGAGtctaaatattttatcaccTTTAGGCTTTATGTTAACATAGAAAAGCAAAGCAATTGCTTCAAACAACTCACTCACAATTTTCCAAGATTGCGAATTTCAGCTACTTTATATTATTTCCAAGATTGCGAAATTCAGCTACTTTATATTATTTGGGGAGTTGCAATATAATAAAGTAATGCTACTTTTGAAAATTTGGAGTAGAAAGTGTGTGTTAGTGACTCTGCTTGCACCGGCACTCTCATCTTATTGTCTTATTGATCACATAATTTCTCATCTATCAAATTTTGCAAAAGTTGAACCgcactaatttatttatttattcattcatgttttattttgatatgCACGAGAATTATTATTGCTCAAATCAGAACTAAAGTAGTACTGGTATTGTTTCTCAACTTGTGTGGAATGTGGATAGCATGAATTTTAATAATCCTCGCTTTACAACTTTAATGTTGTTTTCCATCTTTTGTGGATAATACAGGTAAAAGTTTTGGAATCAAAAATCTCCTTGGGAGACTCAGTTTGATATGTCATCCGTCACTCCATTCTCCCACTTACGAGAATTTCTGCAATTTTGGATTAGCAAAATGGATGCAAGGGATGCATGCACCATATTTATGAACAAATTTCATGttgaaatatatgtaaaaaattcaatatttcaTCTTAACAAGAACTCCTACTATTTTCGGAAAAAAAACACGGGTTTTACTTTTACACAAATATAAAACTAGCTAGCTAGGGACGGCCAAGataaattattgatattattcttagtatatttaatatttatttaaaatataatttatcttattaattatataatagagtttattaatatactttatattgttcataataatatttatgaagattaatatttaatttaaacagagaatcatttttaaatcattattattatatttattgattcTCTTCTAATTATTCTAAGattcaaatttatatgatttagaTAACCAACCAACCAAGTATAACTTATAATAAGttaatatcataataatataaatattaatacaaatttTCCATaacataatactccctctgtttttttatatatgacgtttgactttttggcacacacttttaagtgctttgaccgggtagttaaaagtattatttttgaattttttttttctgaataaaaatatgtaatcaaaattttaattcacaaaaaaaatcagttaaaaataataagttttactacccggtcaacccacctaaagaCACGTGCAcaagtcaaaagtgtcatataaaaaaaaacagagggagtaatattttcaATTAGCTAGTCCTTTTATATTCATGGTCAAACTAGTAatcatttgaaatatttttaagcGGCAGTTCAAACAAGCATAACACAGGTGCTGCGTGCATGTGTGGTCAATGTTTGCCACAATGTTATAGCACCTTCCTAAGTACTAGTAATTTACTTATGTAGTTTGTGAGAAAAGTTAGTGTTTGATGATGAACTCAAGGCCTACAATAATTCAACAGAAACGTTTCTTCCAATAGTTGTTGCCTTCTCCCCTTGAAtaaaaaactactccctccgtcccacaatacatgtcgctttgacttttttcacgtaatttgaggtgcaaataaaacatatgtctatatattatttttcaaattttttttttctgaataaaaatatggatgttatacttttattcagaaaaaaaaaatttgaaaaataatgtatagaagtatgttttatttgcacatcaaattacgtgcaaaaagtcaaaaggacatgtattgtgggacggagggag
This region includes:
- the LOC108209727 gene encoding probable apyrase 6 isoform X1 gives rise to the protein MRRLNAKPVVDDPPVAEKDSMDSLKYRPINRSPNLFSRAQVNNKNGPRSKLFLFSVVLISFTLLYFLFSGSRIAGQKNFRVLIDGGSTGTRIHVFEYWVKNGVPEFDFGNDGLVSMRVMPGLSAFADDPEKVGGSMNELVEFARKRVPKEYWGKTEIRLMATAGLRLVDGHVQEEILEACRKVLRLSGFKFSDNWASVISGSDEGLYAWVVANYARGSLGGHPEQTTGIIELGGASAQVTFVSSDPVPPEFSRIVKFGNSSYNLYSHSLLHYGQNVAFNLLKDSLLTKELRVAAKSVPMEKQVDPCTPRGYKHELSEGLSPSSMLENRRYSSDLHPSGNFSECRSASLKLLQKGREKCSYKHCSIGSTYIPKLKGKFLATENFFHTSKFFGLAPRAFLSDLPMAGKEYCQEDWSILKQKHPTLEDEDLLRFCFSSAYIVALLHDSLEVSMDDHSIEYASQVGDIPLDWALGAFILQATTNSAVEDSSWIANIVSSDSSAWLTFSIFFLVLIFTTCYITRWRKPQLKTIYDLEKGKYIVTRVGRYS
- the LOC108209727 gene encoding probable apyrase 6 isoform X2 translates to MRRLNAKPVVDDPPVAEKDSMDSLKYRPINRSPNLFSRAQVNNKNGPRSKLFLFSVVLISFTLLYFLFSGSRIAGQKNFRVLIDGGSTGTRIHVFEYWVKNGVPEFDFGNDGLVSMRVMPGLSAFADDPEKVGGSMNELVEFARKRVPKEYWGKTEIRLMATAGLRLVDGHVQEEILEACRKVLRLSGFKFSDNWASVISGSDEGLYAWVVANYARGSLGGHPEQTTGIIELGGASAQVTFVSSDPVPPEFSRIVKFGNSSYNLYSHSLLHYGQNVAFNLLKDSLLTKELRVAAKSVPMEKQVDPCTPRGYKHELSEGLSPSSMLENRRYSSDLHPSGNFSECRSASLKLLQKGREKCSYKHCSIGSTYIPKLKGKFLATENFFHTSKFFGLAPRAFLSDLPMAGKEYCQEDWSILKQKHPTLEDEDLLRFCFSSAYIVALLHDSLEVSMDDHSIEYASQVGDIPLDWALGAFILQATTNSAVEDSSWIANIVEETSVEDNI